CGTGAGGGCATGATATGTTTAATTCTAAAACATCCACGTAATTTCCAATTATTTCAGCAGCTTTTTGAAATTCAGAATCGTTTTTACCATAGATTGAACCGATGATTTTAACGTCCATTCTTTTCATTTCGTCTTTTATTCGTTCAATTTCTCCAGCATATTCATCTGCACCAGGATTTGGAAGTCCCATTGCATTTAAAAAGCCACCTTCGACTTCAACCATTGTTGGATTGTTGTGTCCCGGCTTTTTTTCGATTCCAACAGATTTGGTACATACTGCCCCTGCACCGTTTTTCGCCATCCTTTTTAGGGCACTTCCAGTTTCCCCCATGACTCCCGCTGCAAGAAACACTGGATTTTTAAATTCAATATCCCAAAGTTTAGTTTTTAGCATCTGAAATCTCCCGATATTTTTGAATATATTTTATAAGAAGACATATAAAAAACTAAAGAATCAGATGATTCATGTTATAAATCGGCGGGATATTATGGAAAAATTAATTGAAAATCTCATTATTGAATTTGTAAAAAATTATTCGAAAGAAAACAATACCAAAACAAAGTGGTTGACTCCAATTGTTGGATTTGCAGATTCTAGTGATCCAGAATTTTTAGAATTAAAACAGGTAATTGCAGAAAAACATCTAACTCCAAAAGAAGTTTTGAACGAATCAGAAAGTGTAATATGCTACTTTTTGCCTTTTTCAAAAGAATTTAACCTTGGAAATGTAAAACCCGGACTTGCATCTGAAGATTGGGCTATTTCTTACGTTGAAACCAATAAAATGATAGAAGATTTAAACGACTATCTCTCTGAAAAATTAGGTGAAATGAATCATACTTGTTCAAAAATTCCACCAACTCACAATTTTGACAAAGAAAAACTGATAAGCTACTGGTCGCACAGACACGTTGCAAAAATTGCAGGACTCGGAACATTTGGATTAAACAATA
This Methanococcus maripaludis C5 DNA region includes the following protein-coding sequences:
- a CDS encoding epoxyqueuosine reductase is translated as MEKLIENLIIEFVKNYSKENNTKTKWLTPIVGFADSSDPEFLELKQVIAEKHLTPKEVLNESESVICYFLPFSKEFNLGNVKPGLASEDWAISYVETNKMIEDLNDYLSEKLGEMNHTCSKIPPTHNFDKEKLISYWSHRHVAKIAGLGTFGLNNMLITEKGCNGRFGSLITSINLKPSEKPDYEFCLYKYNGSCELCIEKCEKEALKINEFNRKECYKVCLSNEKVYEKYGVADVCGKCLCNVPCSFKNPAKNLHYKLKK